One window of the Thermococcus sp. P6 genome contains the following:
- a CDS encoding MoxR family ATPase, translating into MNGKEFLEKLKAEIHNAVVGKDEVIELLAVALLARGHVILEGIPGVAKTTIAKSFAQAIGLEFSRIQLTPDLLPADIVGTVYYDQRTGQFRIKKGPIFANVVLADEINRAQPKTQSALLEAMQEGQVTIEGRTLPLPEPFLVIATKNPLEFEGVYNLPEAQVDRFMMNIKVGYPDRDEELTMLLRKDRGEFRDVKQIFTPSQIVAMMAQVRKVKTSEEVLSYLHEIITRTRKDERLLVGASPRAAEHLLYAAKALAFLRGRDYTLPDDVKEMAVSVLSHRLLIRAEYELEGLKSEDVVREILDEVEVPI; encoded by the coding sequence ATGAATGGCAAAGAGTTCCTTGAAAAGCTTAAAGCTGAAATTCACAACGCCGTTGTTGGAAAGGACGAGGTTATAGAGCTTTTAGCAGTTGCACTTCTGGCTAGAGGGCATGTGATTCTGGAAGGTATACCCGGGGTCGCCAAGACCACCATAGCGAAGAGCTTTGCACAGGCTATTGGGCTCGAATTCTCGAGGATCCAGCTCACTCCGGACCTTCTTCCGGCGGATATAGTTGGAACGGTCTACTACGATCAAAGAACTGGCCAGTTCAGGATAAAGAAGGGGCCAATATTCGCCAACGTCGTTCTGGCGGATGAGATAAACAGGGCCCAGCCGAAAACCCAGAGTGCTTTGCTCGAGGCCATGCAGGAAGGGCAGGTGACCATAGAGGGGAGAACACTTCCGCTACCAGAGCCTTTCCTCGTTATAGCAACCAAAAATCCCCTTGAGTTCGAAGGGGTTTACAATTTGCCAGAGGCACAGGTAGACAGGTTCATGATGAACATAAAGGTCGGCTATCCGGATAGGGATGAGGAGCTCACCATGTTGCTCAGGAAGGACAGGGGGGAGTTTAGAGACGTGAAGCAGATCTTCACCCCAAGCCAGATAGTGGCCATGATGGCACAGGTGAGGAAGGTAAAGACAAGCGAGGAGGTTTTGAGCTACCTCCACGAGATAATCACAAGAACCAGAAAGGATGAGAGGCTTCTCGTTGGAGCGTCCCCAAGGGCGGCCGAACATCTCCTTTACGCTGCCAAGGCCCTCGCCTTTCTGAGGGGCAGGGATTATACCCTACCGGACGATGTGAAGGAGATGGCCGTGAGCGTTCTATCACACAGGCTTTTGATCAGGGCGGAGTACGAGCTTGAGGGGCTCAAAAGCGAGGACGTTGTAAGGGAGATCCTCGATGAGGTAGAGGTGCCAATATGA
- a CDS encoding DUF58 domain-containing protein, whose translation MKREDLLWTLSGVSFAHGYLASNVFSALFGLGLALYILNARKFEPKLEVKVDFPESAEEGKRTKAVVKVKNHGSDVKIKFKCSNPAIKVENDGKLILKAGEEKFIELSLTPRKRGDHEVSLGLEVYDPNELYFEEIDLGRKKLSVVPSVNSIREAAKEDYNLRLGEIYRKSIFLGMETIELEGLREYLPGDDFRRIDWKATSRIGELIVRVFMKEWEGNVYLVLDSTREMRKGLRKAKIDYASTLVLHLATVLLKKNYTVGLIVYTENNVRIVRPSKGREQLNRIRNAVKFKPERGLKSLKSDLGIEFTGKGRRFMEKIFPRKRRGPSEALLGIKEPSYLILITDLMGHTSLLYRLTLMLRKKHRMIILSPNPVLFYDGELDKETLRILYRRYLEREETVKKFNTIVPTIDLGPGDYLREIMKELEMGR comes from the coding sequence ATGAAAAGGGAGGACCTTCTCTGGACGCTTTCCGGGGTGAGCTTCGCCCATGGCTACCTTGCCTCGAACGTTTTCAGCGCCCTTTTTGGTCTGGGCCTTGCATTATACATTTTAAACGCAAGGAAGTTCGAGCCAAAGCTGGAAGTTAAGGTGGACTTTCCGGAGTCTGCCGAGGAGGGAAAACGGACGAAGGCAGTTGTGAAGGTTAAGAATCACGGAAGCGATGTGAAGATTAAATTTAAGTGTTCCAATCCGGCCATTAAGGTAGAAAATGACGGAAAGCTGATTCTGAAGGCCGGCGAGGAGAAGTTCATCGAGCTAAGCTTAACACCCAGGAAGAGGGGGGATCACGAGGTTTCACTTGGGCTGGAGGTTTACGACCCCAACGAGCTCTACTTTGAGGAGATTGATCTTGGAAGGAAAAAGCTCAGCGTGGTGCCTTCAGTGAACTCTATAAGGGAAGCGGCAAAGGAGGACTACAACTTAAGATTGGGTGAGATCTACAGAAAGAGCATCTTTCTGGGAATGGAAACGATAGAGCTCGAGGGCCTGAGGGAGTACCTGCCCGGGGATGACTTCAGAAGGATAGACTGGAAGGCAACTTCCCGCATCGGGGAGCTCATAGTTAGGGTCTTCATGAAGGAATGGGAGGGGAACGTCTACCTTGTTCTGGACTCAACGAGGGAGATGCGCAAGGGGCTGAGGAAGGCCAAGATAGATTATGCCTCAACCTTGGTCCTTCATCTCGCCACCGTACTTTTGAAGAAGAACTACACGGTGGGGCTCATCGTATACACCGAGAACAACGTCAGAATCGTGAGGCCCTCTAAGGGCAGGGAACAGCTGAACAGGATAAGAAACGCGGTGAAGTTTAAACCCGAAAGGGGACTTAAGAGCCTGAAGAGTGACCTGGGCATAGAGTTCACCGGGAAGGGAAGGAGGTTCATGGAGAAGATCTTTCCAAGAAAAAGAAGGGGGCCAAGCGAGGCCCTCCTCGGTATCAAGGAACCCTCCTATCTCATACTCATAACGGATCTGATGGGGCACACTTCACTCCTCTACCGCCTGACCTTAATGCTGAGGAAGAAGCACAGAATGATTATACTCTCCCCGAATCCGGTGCTCTTCTACGATGGGGAGCTCGATAAGGAAACCCTTAGGATCCTTTATAGAAGGTACCTCGAGAGGGAGGAGACCGTTAAGAAGTTCAACACCATCGTGCCCACGATAGATCTAGGACCGGGTGACTATTTGAGGGAGATCATGAAGGAGCTGGAGATGGGAAGATGA
- a CDS encoding STT3 domain-containing protein produces MALPLIATIALIFRLIPLRFKYMLGYDPYFHLAYIREALKAGEWFNFLTIAGGPWGYQVHNFHPLGLWMTPAYVYKLLSIFGVSLYDAFRITPVIFGVLTVIFFYLALLKLYDEKRAFFASLFLAVSFGHVFRSMANYYRGDNYMLFLYSLALLGTALALKTRRSRRYRKLAFYLVPALASGFASIFWQAYYPIFIFLLANSLFLAVGAFLLKKDKYMLDSLCLALSTALGALMANYLAGSFGYGMLGYNRWLGKKVAEKLSLEFGLIKDVYLLVHLKYLLPLGLAFIVLLLILGRFVKSGKVRLGILSVLALLGVLIIFARFEALKDLSTGFGIFKEAPIQETRPSGFSDLWGAFSIGLFLAPLFFLRFTPRKVKVYDFLLLGLIIPSIYMIKTWTRFLFIGSMGIALMAGIGLMELYELPKLEGRKGMALTLVLLVLLPITDASLGFQRAWEERPRMNGAWENALVWLENNSNGNDIVMAWWDYGHWVTYYSRRSPVAQGSPNRGVARYYIGRLDENWAGGLGVDYVIVSYYDFLKFGAIVETANVKGDYGMVVLPLLSSSGAFIFQKEGYSIVAKPGETWEVLINVNGQTLAPVEAYIEYGEKVERLNTGPSKFDAYVYMNLNYGYAVLMNGEAFNTTLARLFIKPEEPYELAYSDGGIVKILRLRHPNVIVKKTGGKVLLEFENATGTGLGIWGYLDNGTQVFKKWYPVKGLEEFELPGNMNGSVVVRYTYVQGKKVLDRGIFRMP; encoded by the coding sequence ATGGCCCTTCCCTTGATAGCGACAATCGCCCTTATCTTCAGGCTGATTCCTCTAAGGTTCAAGTATATGCTCGGCTATGATCCCTACTTTCACCTTGCATACATCAGGGAGGCGCTCAAAGCGGGCGAGTGGTTCAACTTCCTGACGATAGCCGGCGGTCCATGGGGTTATCAGGTGCACAACTTCCACCCCCTCGGTCTCTGGATGACTCCGGCTTACGTTTACAAACTTTTGAGCATCTTCGGGGTTTCCCTCTACGATGCTTTCAGAATAACTCCGGTGATTTTCGGCGTTCTAACTGTGATCTTCTTCTACCTCGCCCTTCTGAAGCTCTACGATGAAAAGAGGGCCTTTTTTGCCTCCCTTTTCCTCGCGGTCAGCTTTGGGCACGTCTTCAGGTCGATGGCCAACTATTACAGGGGAGACAACTACATGCTTTTCCTCTATTCATTGGCCCTGCTCGGAACGGCCCTGGCCCTAAAAACCCGTCGCAGCAGGAGATACAGAAAACTGGCCTTCTACCTCGTCCCGGCCCTCGCGAGCGGTTTCGCTTCGATCTTCTGGCAGGCTTACTATCCGATATTCATCTTTCTCCTTGCGAATTCTCTCTTCTTAGCGGTGGGGGCATTCCTTCTGAAGAAAGATAAGTATATGCTCGATTCCCTATGTTTAGCACTATCGACGGCCCTCGGGGCGCTGATGGCCAACTACCTCGCCGGAAGCTTCGGCTACGGAATGCTCGGTTACAACCGGTGGCTCGGTAAAAAGGTTGCAGAAAAGCTTTCCCTCGAGTTTGGACTTATAAAGGACGTCTATCTCCTGGTTCACCTGAAGTACCTCCTCCCGCTGGGCTTAGCCTTCATAGTCCTGCTCCTGATCCTCGGAAGGTTCGTCAAAAGCGGGAAGGTCAGACTCGGAATCCTTTCCGTTCTAGCCCTTCTCGGAGTTTTAATAATCTTCGCAAGGTTTGAAGCTCTAAAGGATCTCTCCACGGGTTTCGGGATATTCAAAGAGGCTCCAATCCAGGAGACCCGGCCTTCAGGCTTTTCCGACCTCTGGGGGGCCTTTTCGATAGGTTTATTCTTGGCTCCCCTCTTCTTCCTGAGGTTTACCCCCCGGAAGGTTAAAGTTTACGACTTCCTCCTCCTCGGCCTCATAATCCCAAGCATTTACATGATAAAAACATGGACGAGGTTCCTATTCATAGGTTCGATGGGAATTGCTCTGATGGCCGGTATCGGACTGATGGAGCTTTATGAACTCCCGAAGTTGGAAGGGAGGAAGGGGATGGCGCTAACGCTTGTACTCCTCGTTCTCCTGCCCATTACCGATGCTTCCCTCGGGTTCCAGAGGGCCTGGGAGGAGAGGCCTCGCATGAACGGGGCATGGGAAAACGCTCTGGTATGGCTCGAAAATAACTCCAACGGGAACGACATAGTCATGGCTTGGTGGGATTACGGCCACTGGGTGACCTACTACTCCAGAAGAAGCCCGGTAGCCCAGGGGAGCCCGAATAGGGGTGTTGCCAGATACTACATTGGTAGGCTCGACGAAAACTGGGCAGGGGGGCTTGGGGTGGACTACGTCATCGTCTCCTACTACGATTTCCTCAAGTTCGGGGCGATAGTTGAGACCGCAAATGTAAAAGGGGATTACGGCATGGTCGTGCTTCCGCTCCTTTCATCCTCCGGGGCATTCATATTCCAGAAGGAGGGTTACAGCATCGTGGCGAAGCCCGGTGAAACGTGGGAGGTCCTGATAAACGTCAACGGGCAGACCTTAGCTCCGGTGGAGGCCTATATCGAGTACGGGGAAAAGGTTGAGAGGCTCAACACGGGGCCTTCGAAGTTCGATGCCTACGTCTACATGAACCTCAACTATGGGTACGCCGTTCTCATGAACGGGGAAGCCTTCAACACAACCCTTGCGAGGCTTTTCATAAAACCCGAGGAACCCTATGAGCTCGCCTACTCGGACGGTGGGATCGTTAAGATACTCAGGCTCAGGCATCCTAACGTTATAGTTAAAAAGACCGGGGGAAAGGTCCTCCTCGAGTTCGAGAACGCAACCGGAACCGGGCTGGGGATATGGGGCTACCTTGACAACGGAACACAGGTCTTCAAAAAATGGTACCCCGTTAAAGGCCTCGAAGAGTTCGAGCTGCCGGGCAACATGAACGGGAGCGTCGTGGTTCGCTATACCTACGTTCAGGGGAAGAAGGTCCTTGACAGGGGAATCTTCAGAATGCCCTGA